tttccaaaaacagtGTTATGTTTTGGATTCTCCAGAaactgttttatgtttttgttctttttttttcagacACTTTTTCACCAATTTCTGCCATTAAActtcttggaacttgtgtttggTGGCTTTGTTCCAATGAATGCTTCATTTTTCAAGTTTGATTTGGTTGTTTTCGAAATGGAGGAATTCGATTTGGTTGTTTTTGCCACACCAGCACGAGCCATGGTCACATTAATTCTCAAGCCCATAAAATCAATCCACACTTGATAGTTAATTCCATTGTTGAGCTTCAACTCATTGAAATCTTGATCAAGTCCGCCACTCCAATACCAAGTGGTGCTCGAAGCATTAGACATAAGAGAGTTGATGTCCAAACCAACATGGTTGTCATCAGGATCCTGGAACTCTTGGTTTTCGAAGACATCAAACTCGACACCGAAGATGTTGTTGTTGTGGTCGCCGTTGTTAGAGAAGTTGAAAAAACCCAAGTGAAAAGTGTTGTGAGGAGCTTGCATCGCTTAAGCCAAAGAAGGGTGAGAAGAggatggttttttttattaaactttgagcccttttggttaaataatattttgggatggttttttgttaaatatttgttggcccaagccctttttattaaagctccctaatttcaattgttttttttttttttttgtatatgtaAAATCTACAGAGTGATCTATACTATAAAAAGTTCCAATTAGGAGTGGGCACAAAAACCTTCGAACCGGAAAACTGAATCAAATTGTGATAAAGAAAACCGGTAAAAATCggattgaccaaaaaaataaaaatcggaACAAAAATCAAACAGAATTGTCTCAAACCGGTTTCGGTTACGGTTTGGAAATACTAAAATCCGAAGGACGTgtttaatataaattattgtctgattattattttttatattgatAAGCCATTTTTCCAAGAAGGCCATGTGCATAAGCCTAATATTTTTCTCACTTCTCTCCCCTTCTTTATTGTTTTATCACTTCTCTTCCCcactttatttttcttcattctttTTCATTATACTAGCCTCTTGCCACAAGCGTACGCATGTGGCAATTGGctcttttgattttttatttgaaaaaacaaaaaaacaatatattaaaaaaaaaaagttagctatggtagttgtttttttttttttttttttgtgaatttcttattttatttgaaaGTTTAATGGGAGGGCCTTCtcccttcatatatatatagattatgCATTATGTAAACTTTAGATTTAGTTTAGGATGTACACTTTGGTCTTGCTCTGAAGCTTTCTATCTTttgatatatatttatatgtacacTCTCTATTTTCCAGTTACAATCTGGTAGATCTAGTAGTGGGAGCTAAAATATGCTTGAATTTGTAgttgaaatatgtgtttggtATTGGAAGAAGAttcgaaaaaatatatataattttggatAGAACCGTAAACCAACATGAATCGAATCTGGTAGATCTAGTAGTGGGAGCTAAAATATGCTTGAATTTGTAgttgaaatatgtgtttggtATTGGAAGAAGattcgaaaatatatatatataattttggatAGAACCGTAAACCAACATGAATCGAATCAGAAACCGTACAATtttagtaatataaaattttgtgaaacTGCATTGAAACGAACTGTTGATATTTTCAGGTTCCAATTCCGATTTCGGGTTCGTGGAACCGGACCGAACTGTACTGTCCCACCTCTAATTTTGATCATAAGCACAAAATTATGTGAATTAGCAAAAAGTATTTTGAGGGGGAATTCCTTTATAGTTTGTGGAGCCAAGCATTGTTCTCTTTTgatttcttttctccttttttgcGAGCAGATTCTTCTTCCTTGTTGCAAGGTAATTTCCTCTTTCTACAATCACAAGTGAAtggtatttgttttttttatcattcCCTACAATCACAAACACCGTTAGTTTCCACTAATCACAAGTGAAAGAGACGTCATAGTAAgaattttcaaatgatttttcttttctagaACAAGTGTTGATGTGTAGTAGTGGAAACCACTGTTATTTGGGTCCCATAAACCCAACAGGatcattttcggattttttttgTGATGATCATGAGGATCTGTAAATTAtgtttgttcatcgtacattgtgcggtcagtttttattaggtactgtttgtatttaattttaaataaaaatatttaaaatgatttctgaccgcatgatatacgataaacaaatATGATTCATGGATTTctggaatcctcacaaagaggatctggaTTCCCCATAAACCAATGACTCAATTTAAAAAATTCTTTTGAAAATTCAATTTAAAGAATAAGTACCATCGTTCAGATttagatcctctcctgagcccaaaaagaggatcctcctgatcaaACAGTGCGGGcagttggattttcatccaacggctataattaaTATAACTTTAAAAGCATCCCACTATTTATAGTCGTTGAATAAAAATCAAACGGCTCACACTGCTTGATCAGCAGGATCCCCTTCTTGACCTCAAGGATTCAAACCCCCAGCGTTCAGCTCATCTTTTTCATTCTCTTGTAATGTGCCACCACGTGTGTTGATCAAGCATGGCACGGAAATTCGAGGTGTACCTAATCATTACTTCTTTTCTAGTTTTGCTTTTTCCTCTTTTTATTTTCCTCTGCTTGGTTTGGTGGTGTTAGTTCTTATCATATCCACTCCAGTTAGTTGAATACGATGTTGAATTGTAAACAACATTTGCACAATGATTTTATTCCTGAAGCTTATATTATATCTTATGTTGTCAGTAATCGTTTTAGTCCAACAGATTATCATGATTGATATAGCAACTGAAAGATCATGATTTATATTCCGAAAGTTTTATCGACCTTTCATAATTTGTTGagcatacttccaacacctcTCTCAAAATTTTAGTTGACATGGAGATGGTGTTCTGAAGTTTTGAAGTTCAAATGATAATTTGATGAATACTGCGAGTGATAATTTGCCTTGTTAGTTTAGGGATTTTTTCTTTAACTTATTGTGTCTCTGATTCAAACCATTATCATCCCCTCAGTGTACAAGTATTACTTGTAATCAATGATAACTTTATGAATTTTATATGAAAAACGGAAATTAAAAGGTACCATTTTTATTAGTAGATGTCATGCAATTTTCCATCAATGTTATTCAATTTTAGGCTTTCTACATATGCTTGACGATGTTACAACATGACACATTAACATTATTTAGCGTGTGAATTACAAGAGAGGAAAATATTACACTATAATCATCAAAGTTTACAATTCAATAATAGTGGTAATTAAGGTTATATTTAATAATTAACCTTAATAACACATAATGACAACCATCACGGAGTGGCTATGTGGTTGAGAACAAATTTCAGGCTCGTATTTCACACGGCACATCCTGAGTTGTGGTTAAAGGGAGGCTGAAATACCTCTGTAAGCCTTTTTGACCCTTGAAAATGTAGAATGTAGTGGCAAAGTCACCATATGatcttttttttaaatgaaaaataacaCATAATGACAACAAAATTATTGTTTATGTTGTAAACGTACTATTACACTATCGATATAGAATGCTATGTGCGAACCTAATTGCGTTACAAAATTATCGTTCAAACTAAAGAGTACCAATAACTTTTTTCGTTAAAAGATAGCGTAGGCTATcccataaaaatataaattatacattCGCCGAAAGAGTAAAGAATATttcatttaaaagaaaattgaagaaatagtaaagaagaaggaagggtaCCACCACTACCATTATACCGACCACTGAAATGAAAAAGCacttatttttaattactttcaCCACTGAAATGAAAAAAGCATCTATTTTTAATTACCactgaaatgaaaaaaaagcatttatttttaattactttatctaaattttaaaactaaaagaaatgctaaggagacttttaaagtgaaatttttttatggaCTATCCGACATCTTttagcacaatattttatattttttgtacGAGAATTGTGccaaaaaacatgatatgacaTAGAACTATGAAAAGTTCTACTTTTAAGAAAATTTTC
This window of the Malus domestica chromosome 03, GDT2T_hap1 genome carries:
- the LOC139194781 gene encoding probable L-type lectin-domain containing receptor kinase VII.2: MQAPHNTFHLGFFNFSNNGDHNNNIFGVEFDVFENQEFQDPDDNHVGLDINSLMSNASSTTWYWSGGLDQDFNELKLNNGINYQVWIDFMGLRINVTMARAGVAKTTKSNSSISKTTKSNLKNEAFIGTKPPNTSSKKFNGRNW